Proteins from a single region of Psychrobacter cryohalolentis K5:
- a CDS encoding DUF1850 domain-containing protein, whose protein sequence is MMRKQLNKQVWWFAGVASIAALVLFILWAIFSRQTVIEIRVAGVAGNNNNSASLVCYFVEPNFQLRWIHSVEKQWWEEHYLREEEGLLLTNTYFQAFGAGTPSTENVAPIQKEGYVGYQINQRFPHLNWVVSRLTKGEIDYASQRILIHQLVPDYSEVTIMPKAYSPIDRFNKDFCHELPSDGSQ, encoded by the coding sequence ATGATGAGAAAGCAGCTAAATAAGCAAGTATGGTGGTTTGCTGGCGTAGCATCTATTGCTGCGCTGGTTTTATTTATACTATGGGCGATTTTTAGCCGCCAAACAGTCATTGAAATACGAGTAGCGGGCGTTGCTGGTAACAATAACAATAGTGCCAGCCTAGTCTGCTATTTTGTTGAGCCCAATTTTCAATTGCGCTGGATTCACTCGGTAGAAAAGCAGTGGTGGGAGGAGCATTATCTTCGTGAAGAAGAGGGCTTACTATTAACCAATACTTACTTTCAAGCGTTTGGTGCTGGTACGCCGTCTACTGAAAATGTCGCTCCTATACAAAAAGAGGGCTATGTCGGGTATCAAATCAACCAAAGGTTTCCCCATCTCAACTGGGTTGTATCAAGACTGACAAAAGGTGAGATTGACTATGCCAGTCAGCGCATTCTTATTCATCAACTGGTACCAGATTATTCAGAAGTAACTATCATGCCCAAGGCATATAGTCCAATCGATAGATTCAATAAGGATTTTTGTCATGAACTCCCAAGTGATGGATCACAGTAG
- a CDS encoding TRAP transporter permease, with protein MNSQVMDHSSDKPHVSDDAKLANQPNAPEDTENYDDVDPSVTQAILEKYDRESITRHITQGPVKYIIAAICIFYSIFHLYITFNPMPSLLQRSVHVGVGFALIFLIFPANKKSSRKKVAWYDWIWFIFSLSGMTYLIYEYQDIVTSRGGMANSVDVIFSIITVICVLEGSRRITGWILPILASIFLLYPFISHLDFMPDRLLTRPYDLGDIFGQLFLKTEGLYSVAIGASVTFIFLFILFGAFLARSGMGQLFNDLALALAGDKKGGPAKVAVISSGFMGSINGSALSNVVSTGAFTIPLMKKVGYHKDFAGAVEASASVGGQILPPIMGASAFIMAETTGLPYSTIALAALLPAILYYLGVIAQVHFRAGRRDLKGMAKESLPQVKEVLKARGHMLLPIVFLIYLLIQNVPVGYAAAYTIGFTVVISMLRKETRMGFKDILGALEDGARQSLAVMAACAVVGIIIGVVSLTSFGTVMTSSIVTLGAGSLLLTLILTMLASMVLGMGLPSIPAYIITATMAAPALAGFDIPILSAHMFVFYFGVFANITPPVCLAAFAGAGISGGDPMKTGYLSLKLALAGFIVPFMFIYNPAMLMIDPTDLAVTAKEFPLPPVIDIIIAVVTSVIGVIGLSAALEGYFKSDMNLVTRLILALGALLLIYPGLITGAIGGVIVLGIAAFNIKGSKAPTALSV; from the coding sequence ATGAACTCCCAAGTGATGGATCACAGTAGCGATAAGCCTCATGTCAGTGATGATGCTAAGTTGGCAAATCAGCCAAATGCGCCTGAAGATACTGAGAATTACGATGACGTTGATCCTAGTGTCACACAGGCAATATTAGAAAAATACGATCGAGAATCTATTACGCGTCATATCACCCAAGGTCCAGTGAAGTATATTATCGCTGCGATCTGTATTTTCTACTCCATTTTTCATTTATACATTACCTTTAATCCAATGCCATCGTTACTACAGCGCTCTGTGCATGTAGGCGTTGGCTTCGCTTTGATTTTTTTGATATTCCCTGCCAATAAAAAAAGCAGCCGTAAGAAAGTGGCATGGTATGACTGGATTTGGTTTATCTTTTCCTTATCTGGGATGACGTATCTCATTTATGAGTATCAAGATATTGTCACCAGTCGCGGCGGTATGGCAAATTCGGTCGATGTGATCTTTTCTATTATTACGGTCATCTGCGTCCTTGAAGGCAGTCGGCGTATTACTGGCTGGATCTTGCCTATATTAGCCTCTATATTTTTGCTATATCCCTTTATCAGTCATTTGGACTTTATGCCGGATAGGCTGCTCACACGCCCTTATGATTTGGGCGATATTTTTGGTCAATTATTCTTAAAGACCGAAGGCTTATATTCAGTTGCAATTGGTGCCTCAGTTACTTTTATCTTCCTATTCATTCTATTTGGGGCATTTTTAGCGCGTTCTGGAATGGGTCAGCTGTTTAATGATTTGGCATTGGCGCTGGCAGGCGATAAAAAAGGTGGACCTGCTAAAGTTGCTGTTATATCAAGCGGCTTTATGGGTAGTATAAATGGTTCAGCCTTATCGAATGTGGTCAGTACGGGCGCGTTTACCATCCCATTGATGAAAAAGGTTGGTTATCATAAAGACTTTGCAGGAGCTGTAGAGGCGAGTGCGTCGGTCGGTGGTCAAATATTGCCACCTATTATGGGTGCCAGTGCTTTTATTATGGCGGAGACGACAGGTCTACCGTATAGCACTATTGCTTTGGCTGCGTTATTACCTGCTATTCTCTATTATCTAGGCGTTATCGCACAGGTGCATTTTCGTGCCGGTCGCCGTGACTTAAAAGGCATGGCAAAAGAGAGTCTGCCGCAGGTAAAAGAGGTATTAAAAGCACGCGGTCATATGCTATTGCCGATTGTATTCTTGATTTATTTATTAATACAAAATGTTCCTGTAGGGTACGCTGCGGCTTATACCATTGGCTTTACTGTTGTCATCAGTATGCTACGCAAAGAAACCCGTATGGGCTTCAAGGATATTTTAGGTGCTCTAGAAGATGGCGCACGCCAATCATTAGCAGTGATGGCAGCTTGTGCAGTTGTAGGTATCATCATTGGGGTCGTTAGTTTGACCAGCTTTGGTACAGTAATGACCTCTTCAATTGTTACTTTGGGTGCAGGGTCTTTATTGCTTACTTTGATTTTGACTATGCTAGCGTCTATGGTCTTGGGTATGGGATTGCCTTCTATCCCTGCTTATATCATTACCGCAACCATGGCAGCGCCTGCTCTAGCAGGGTTTGATATTCCTATTTTGTCAGCGCATATGTTTGTTTTCTATTTTGGTGTGTTTGCAAATATTACCCCGCCTGTCTGTCTGGCAGCTTTTGCTGGTGCTGGTATCTCTGGCGGTGATCCGATGAAAACAGGGTATTTGTCATTAAAGTTAGCGTTAGCAGGTTTTATCGTCCCGTTTATGTTTATTTATAATCCTGCGATGTTGATGATTGACCCAACAGATCTTGCTGTCACGGCGAAAGAATTTCCATTGCCGCCGGTCATCGATATTATTATTGCTGTTGTGACATCGGTCATTGGTGTGATTGGACTTAGCGCCGCGTTAGAGGGTTATTTTAAAAGTGATATGAATCTCGTTACGCGCTTAATATTAGCATTAGGCGCATTGCTGCTGATTTATCCTGGGCTGATCACAGGTGCAATAGGCGGCGTAATAGTACTAGGTATTGCGGCGTTCAATATAAAAGGTAGTAAGGCGCCAACCGCTTTAAGTGTTTAA
- the lipA gene encoding lipoyl synthase: MTNAVQTHTPAARAKPKKAIQGEKLRGYDKVARIPIKIIPTVEAKKKPDWIRVKLSSPAEVARIKSTLREQKLYTVCEEAACPNLPQCFADGTATFMIMGDICTRRCPFCDVGHGRPNELDKDEPRHTAETIQGLGLKYAVITSVDRDDLKDGGAMHFVEVLNESRALSPNCLIEILVPDFRGRMDIALDLLTETAPDVFNHNIETVPRLYKAFRPGSDYQHSLDLLKIYKERRPDIATKCGFMVGLGETEEEIYKLLDDLKAHNVDMITVGQYLQPSKDHAPVDRYVHPDEFQRYMDYGKKIGFFNIWAGPMVRSSYFADRQYYGEDCPAPIRSKKALAAEGKLGC, encoded by the coding sequence ATGACAAACGCCGTACAAACGCACACGCCTGCTGCCCGCGCAAAACCCAAAAAAGCCATCCAAGGCGAAAAACTCCGTGGCTACGATAAAGTTGCTCGTATCCCAATTAAAATTATCCCGACTGTCGAGGCTAAGAAAAAGCCAGATTGGATTCGGGTAAAACTGTCTTCACCTGCGGAAGTCGCACGTATCAAGTCCACCTTACGTGAACAGAAACTCTATACCGTTTGTGAAGAAGCTGCCTGCCCTAACCTTCCACAGTGCTTTGCCGATGGTACTGCTACCTTTATGATTATGGGTGATATCTGTACACGTCGATGCCCGTTCTGTGATGTCGGACATGGTCGTCCAAATGAGCTTGATAAAGATGAGCCGCGTCATACTGCCGAGACCATCCAAGGTTTAGGTCTTAAATATGCCGTCATTACCTCGGTTGACCGTGATGATTTAAAAGATGGCGGCGCGATGCATTTCGTTGAAGTATTGAATGAATCGCGTGCGCTGAGCCCAAATTGCTTGATCGAGATTTTGGTACCAGATTTCCGTGGTCGTATGGATATCGCATTGGACTTATTGACTGAAACGGCGCCTGATGTTTTTAACCACAATATCGAAACCGTGCCTCGTTTATATAAAGCTTTCCGTCCAGGTTCAGATTATCAGCATTCATTAGACTTGCTAAAGATTTATAAAGAACGTCGCCCTGATATTGCGACCAAATGCGGCTTTATGGTTGGACTTGGTGAAACTGAAGAAGAAATCTATAAGCTGCTTGATGATCTAAAGGCGCATAACGTCGATATGATTACCGTTGGTCAGTATTTACAACCTAGTAAAGACCATGCGCCAGTCGATCGCTATGTGCATCCAGATGAGTTCCAGCGTTATATGGACTATGGCAAAAAGATTGGCTTCTTTAATATTTGGGCAGGTCCTATGGTGCGCTCAAGCTATTTTGCTGATCGTCAGTACTATGGTGAAGATTGCCCTGCACCTATCCGTAGCAAAAAAGCATTAGCAGCAGAAGGGAAACTTGGCTGTTAA
- a CDS encoding carboxymuconolactone decarboxylase family protein, with protein sequence MSHNANQGTSQNANYENGLKVRTEVMGAAHVKRSLESATPFTQPLQDWIIEHAWGSTWQDDSVLPRKYRSLITIGFLIAQKSPAELKGHIRGAINNGATVAEIREVLMHSLPYCGAPATQEAFRAAIDVLNDMNIDINK encoded by the coding sequence ATGAGTCACAATGCCAATCAAGGCACCAGTCAAAACGCCAATTATGAAAACGGTCTAAAAGTTCGTACCGAGGTGATGGGTGCAGCACATGTCAAACGCTCACTTGAATCAGCAACGCCATTTACTCAGCCATTACAAGATTGGATTATTGAGCACGCTTGGGGCAGTACATGGCAAGATGACTCGGTACTACCGCGCAAATATCGCTCGCTTATCACGATTGGTTTTTTGATTGCACAAAAAAGTCCCGCTGAGCTAAAGGGACATATCCGAGGTGCCATCAATAATGGCGCCACTGTCGCTGAGATTCGAGAAGTCTTGATGCACAGCCTGCCTTATTGCGGCGCACCTGCCACTCAAGAAGCGTTTCGCGCTGCCATAGACGTACTAAATGACATGAACATTGATATCAATAAATGA